From Onychostoma macrolepis isolate SWU-2019 chromosome 19, ASM1243209v1, whole genome shotgun sequence, a single genomic window includes:
- the LOC131525936 gene encoding uncharacterized protein LOC131525936 — MMDTMEKVMFFCVFSYKIIQITSSDVSEHDVSILRVQLNESITLNCSMTDRYEISWYHQNPESGRLTLLMSAKTSSVAGRKLLVRYIQNQSRLTVKADVGINTVSLVISGLMESDSGLYFCGTKSLEMQFDKPIRLQIEDKLTDREDKVNSVTEPPEDVDITDEVTLTERVLMFGGVGLAVFVFFLATVVAGGIIHYHGWQKGWAAAKRSSLIHHKSVK; from the exons ATGATGGACACAATGGAGAAGGTcatgttcttttgtgttttttcataCAAAATTATTCAGATCACTTCCAGCG ATGTTTCAGAACATGATGTGAGTATTTTACGAGTCCAGCTGAATGAAAGCATCACTCTGAACTGCAGCATGACCGACAGATACGAAATCTCCTGGTATCACCAGAATCCTGAATCTGGACGACTAACACTACTGATGTCTGCCAAGACCAGCAGTGTAGCGGGAAGAAAACTGCTAGTTAGGTACATTCAAAACCAGAGTCGTCTGACAGTTAAAGCAGATGTGGGGATCAACACAGTCTCGCTGGTTATTTCTGGACTAATGGAGTCAGATTCAGGTCTTTATTTCTGTGGAACAAAATCATTGGAAATGCAGTTTGACAAACCCATCAGACTACAAATTGAAG acaAGCTGACAGACAGAGAAGACAAAGTTAATTCTGTCACAGAACCTCCAGAGGATGTTGATATCACAG ATGAGGTGACTCTGACGGAGCGAGTGCTGATGTTCGGTGGTGTTGGTCtggctgtgtttgtgttttttctggCTACAGTCGTCGCAGGAGGAATCATTCACTATCACGGTTGGCAGAAAGGATGGGCCGCAGCTAAACGTTCATCTCTGATTCATCACAAATCAgttaaatga